One Echeneis naucrates chromosome 16, fEcheNa1.1, whole genome shotgun sequence DNA window includes the following coding sequences:
- the fancf gene encoding Fanconi anemia group F protein has product MEAVLKNLADTVELLAVAALCGVVEQWDTRTVSRAFHWARYCERLFNRFQDNAEVRKLMEKQIQLTNESLRAALPGYTEVSILDLSMCQQHLLVGLLSNPKLPSSIMKTLFDNNSSPAEVRCGVNPDVTGLCSFIIQCKSACQVLSPLTDSSAVGADAEVQADMLMERLGVLMSQRSGANRIEYFLDSVLQGCEGATEHFCLMIAAALLTRRNSAAESASQDVLLDWLQKRQNTLQHMCSALATALLMDLAKEHLKFRDSFCDVLKSWASDMEYNISEGEWVQRSTHPRVSFQKLTEHFHALFETCPCLRNEVGTELNALKISDGDFDVRGLSVWGDLLSALNR; this is encoded by the coding sequence ATGGAGGCAGTGCTGAAAAACCTGGCTGACACGGTGGAGCTCCTGGCCGTGGCGGCGCTGTGCGGAGTGGTGGAGCAGTGGGACACACGCACCGTGTCCAGAGCTTTTCACTGGGCTCGGTACTGTGAACGCCTCTTTAACAGGTTTCAGGACAACGCCGAGGTGCGGAAGCTCATGGAGAAGCAGATCCAGCTCACCAATGAAAGTTTGCGAGCTGCCCTCCCCGGATACACTGAAGTCTCCATCTTGGATCTCTCTATGTGCCAACAGCACTTGCTGGTTGGGCTGTTGAGCAACCCTAAGCTGCCCAGCTCCATCATGAAGACACTGtttgacaacaacagcagcccaGCAGAGGTCAGGTGCGGAGTGAATCCGGATGTCACCGGCCTCTGCAGCTTCATCATTCAGTGCAAATCTGCATGTCAAGTCCTGAGTCCCCTCACAGACTCATCAGCTGTTGGTGCTGATGCTGAGGTGCAGGCGGACATGCTGATGGAAAGGCTGGGGGTTTTGATGAGCCAAAGAAGTGGAGCCAACAGGATAGAGTACTTTTTAGACTCTGTCCTTCAGGGATGTGAAGGAGCAACAGAACATTTCTGTCTGATGATCGCTGCAGCTCTGCTAACAAGGAGAAACTCAGCAGCAGAAAGTGCCTCGCAGGATGTTCTTTTGGACTGGctgcagaaaagacagaacacaCTTCAGCACATGTGTTCAGCACTTGCTACCGCACTTCTTATGGACCTGGCCAAAGAGCATCTGAAATTTAGAGATTCATTCTGTGATGTACTGAAAAGCTGGGCCTCCGATATGGAGTATAACATAAGTGAGGGGGAGTGGGTCCAACGCAGCACGCACCCCAGAGTGTCCTTCCAGAAACTGACTGAGCACTTTCACGCCTTGTTTGAGACTTGTCCCTGTCTCAGGAATGAAGTAGGGACAGAGCTAAATGCTTTGAAGATTTCTGATGGAGACTTTGATGTCAGAGGCCTGAGTGTGTGGGGAGACCTGCTGTCAGCATTAAACCGGTGA
- the LOC115056855 gene encoding vesicular glutamate transporter 2.1, with translation MEPGKEKALPTSKEGIKQIAGKALGNLYRRLERRQQTGEAIELTEDGRPRADQERKAPLCDCTCFGLPRRYIIAMLSGLGFCISFGIRCNLGVAIVSMVNNSTIHQNGKIIIKEKAKFNWDPETVGMIHGSFFWGYIVTQIPGGYISSRLAANRVFGAAIVLTSTLNMFIPSAARVHYGCVIFVRILQGLVEGVTYPACHGIWSKWAPPLERSRLATISFCGSYAGAVVAMPLAGILVQYTGWSSVFYVYGSFGIVWYMFWILVSYESPAEHPTITEEERRYIEESIGESAQLMGAMEKFKTPWRKFFSSMPVYAIIVANFCRSWTFYLLLISQPAYFEEVFGFEISKVGILSALPHLVMTIIVPLGGQLADYLRTHNIMSTTMVRKIMNCGGFGMEATLLLVVGYSHSKGVAISFLVLAVGFSGFAISGFNVNHLDIAPRYASILMGISNGVGTLSGMVCPLIVGAMTKNKTREEWQYVFLIASLVHYGGVVFYGLFASGEKQPWADPEETSEEKCGFIDEDELAEETGDITQGYGAMGGPAKSYGATAQLNGGWVQDWDKTEEYIQEPAGKMYAERGYS, from the exons ATGGAACCAGGAAAGGAGAAAGCTCTCCCTACCTCTAAAGAGGGAATAAAACAGATCGCAGGAAAGGCCCTCGGGAATCTGTACAG GAGGCTGGAAAGGCGGCAGCAGACAGGTGAGGCCATCGAGCTGACGGAGGATGGCAGACCCCGGGCGGACCAGGAGCGGAAGGCGCCCCTGTGTGACTGCACGTGTTTCGGGCTCCCGCGCAGATATATCATCGCCATGCTGAGCGGGCTCGGCTTCTGCATCTCCTTCGGCATCCGGTGTAACTTGGGTGTGGCCATAGTCAGCATGGTCAATAACAGCACGATCCATCAAAACGGCAAGATCATCATCAAAGAG AAAGCGAAATTCAACTGGGACCCAGAGACCGTGGGGATGATTCATGGCTCCTTCTTCTGGGGCTACATTGTGACTCAGATTCCAGGAGGGTACATCTCCTCAAGACTGGCTGCAAACAG AGTTTTTGGGGCTGCCATCGTGCTGACATCCACCCTGAACATGTTCATTCCCTCCGCTGCCCGGGTGCACTATGGATGTGTCATCTTTGTGAGGATATTACAAGGGCTGGTGGAG GGAGTGACTTACCCGGCCTGCCATGGGATCTGGAGTAAATGGGCCCCACCGCTGGAGAGAAGTCGCCTGGCCACTATCTCCTTCTGCG GATCCTACGCTGGTGCTGTGGTCGCGATGCCGCTTGCTGGGATCCTGGTCCAGTACACAGGATGGTCCTCCGTCTTCTACGTGTACG GATCTTTTGGGATTGTTTGGTACATGTTCTGGATCTTGGTGTCCTATGAAAGCCCAGCAGAGCACCCGACCATCACCGAGGAAGAGCGGCGTTACATCGAGGAGAGCATCGGCGAAAGTGCACAGCTGATGGGCGCAATGGAA AAATTCAAGACCCCCTGGAGGAAATTTTTCTCCTCCATGCCTGTCTATGCAATCATCGTGGCTAACTTCTGCAGGAGCTGGACTTTTTATCTGCTGCTCATCAGCCAGCCTGCCTACTTTGAGGAGGTGTTTGGCTTTGAAATCAGCAAG GTTGGGATCCTGTCGGCTCTCCCTCACTTGGTCATGACCATTATTGTGCCGCTGGGGGGCCAGTTAGCAGACTACTTGCGGACCCACAACATCATGTCTACCACTATGGTCCGGAAAATCATGAACTGTGGAG GGTTCGGTATGGAGGCCACTCTTTTATTAGTGGTTGGTTATTCTCATAGTAAAGGGGTGGCCATCTCTTTCTTAGTTCTGGCTGTGGGTTTCAGCGGATTTGCCATATCAG GTTTCAACGTCAACCATTTAGACATCGCTCCTCGCTACGCCAGCATCCTCATGGGAATATCCAACGGCGTGGGAACCCTGTCTGGGATGGTCTGCCCTCTCATCGTGGGAGCCATGACAAAGAACAAG ACCCGCGAAGAATGGCAGTACGTCTTCCTCATTGCTTCCCTCGTGCATTACGGGGGTGTGGTGTTTTATGGGCTCTTCGCCTCTGGGGAGAAGCAGCCATGGGCTGACCCAGAAGAAACCAGCGAGGAGAAGTGCGGCTTTATTGATGAGGACGAGCTGGCTGAGGAGACGGGTGACATCACGCAGGGGTATGGGGCGATGGGTGGTCCGGCCAAAAGCTACGGGGCCACCGCACAGCTGAACGGAGGTTGGGTGCAGGACTGGGATAAGACGGAGGAGTACATACAGGAGCCGGCGGGGAAGATGTATGCTGAGCGTGGCTACTCTTAA